One window of Oncorhynchus masou masou isolate Uvic2021 chromosome 33, UVic_Omas_1.1, whole genome shotgun sequence genomic DNA carries:
- the LOC135528317 gene encoding spermatogenesis-associated serine-rich protein 2-like: MAKKNSQKDTSGMVFDTNLKMVMSQGGTFERMKEKISAVRAVVPNKSNNEIVLVLQHFENCVDKAVQAFLEGSAVEILKEWNVTGKKKPKKKKKPKPQPEPLVEEPAPAETMQPSETESKEAVNGFHANGSVLDGDSLDSLSEQLDSASLDAAELDSEPATSDITGAEADSLCSGPSPTPHHAQGGRNHQPPRGNKFRSRTNSQPSTSSVLTTDENQQGSSGAKKIAPNIDRSVKDLQRCTVSLTRYRVVVKDEMDSSIKTMKQTFAELQSCLMDREVTLLTEMDKVKAEAMAILDGRQKRAEELRRLTDQSASMSEDQLSELRADIKHFVSERKFDEDLGKAVKFTFELEPLKTSITGFGSVYHPQTGYSSRSRCSSTTSSITGPGSVETPPPSSYEGRPTQPNKTTFLGNRRYTAGPGYHSGGQRYNGGSYRDRNPNRGGYRSQGYQGQGDGPSHPTATQSSNSTRAPSNSAPSSSYRQDHPSHNGLPQRPPRTHCP; encoded by the exons ATGGCGAAGAAAAACAGCCAGAAGG ATACCTCTGGTATGGTGTTTGACACAAACTTGAAAATGGTTATGTCCCAGGGAGGGACTTTTGAGAGAATGAAGGAGAAG ATCAGTGCTGTCAGGGCCGTTGTTCCCAACAAAAGCAACAATGAGATAGTTCTGGTCTTGCAGCACTTTGAGAACTGCGTCGATAAGGCCGTCCAGGCTTTCCTAGAAG GTAGTGCTGTGGAAATCTTGAAGGAGTGGAATGTAACTGGTAAAAAGAAG CCCAAGAAGAAAAAGAAGCCCAAGCCCCAGCCAGAGCCTCTGGTAGAGGAGCCTGCTCCAGCCGAGACCATGCAGCCCTCTGAGACTGAGAGTAAGGAAGCTGTGAATGGGTTCCATGCCAATGGCTCCGTGTTGGACGGAGACTCACTAGACTCTCTGAGTGAGCAGTTGGATTCTGCTTCCTTGGACGCAGCCGAGTTGGATTCTGAACCTGCCACGTCGGACATTACAG GTGCGGAAGCCGACTCTCTTTGTAGTGGCCCAAGCCCCACCCCTCACCATGCTCAAGGAGGAAGGAATCACCAGCCTCCCCGTGGCAACAAGTTCCGTTCCAGAACTAACTCCCAGCCATCCACTTCCTCTGTGCTCACCACTGACGAGAACCAACAGGGATCCTCTGGGGCCAAGAAGATTG CGCCCAACATTGACCGCTCTGTGAAGGACCTGCAGAGATGCACAGTGTCGCTCACTCGCTACAGAGTGGTGGTCAAGGATGAGATGGACTCCTCTATCAAGACCATGAAGCAAACATTTGCTGAGCTCCAGAGCTG CCTGATGGACAGAGAGGTTACTCTGTTGACAGAGATGGACAAAGTCAAAGCAGAAGCCA TGGCCATTTTGGATGGCCGTCAAAAGAGAGCAGAGGAGCTCCGCAGGCTGACTGACCAATCggcatccatgtctgaggaccaGCTGAGTGAGCTGCGTGCTGACATAAAG CACTTTGTGAGTGAGCGTAAATTTGATGAAGACCTGGGAAAAGCTGTGAAGTTCACTTTTGAGCTAGAACCACTGAAGACAAGCATCACAGGATTTGGATCAG TGTACCACCCTCAGACGGGTTACTCCAGCCGCTCCCGCTGTagctccaccacctcctccatcacAGGCCCAGGGTCCGTAGAAACCCCACCTCCCTCCAGCTACGAAGGACGCCCTACCCAGCCAAACAAAACG ACTTTCCTAGGCAACAGGCGTTACACAGCGGGTCCAGGGTACCACTCCGGTGGGCAGCGGTATAATGGCGGCTCCTATCGTGACAGGAACCCCAATCGTGGAGGCTACCGTTCCCAGGGCTACCAGGGCCAAGGCGATGGCCCCAGCCATCCTACTGCCACACAATCCTCCAACTCCACAAGAGCCCCTTCCAACTCCGCTCCATCCTCTTCTTACCGTCAAGACCACCCTTCTCATAACGGTCTGCCCCAAAGGCCTCCGCGGACACACTGCCCCTGA